One genomic window of Eptesicus fuscus isolate TK198812 chromosome 6, DD_ASM_mEF_20220401, whole genome shotgun sequence includes the following:
- the LOC103290655 gene encoding LOW QUALITY PROTEIN: tripartite motif-containing protein 75-like (The sequence of the model RefSeq protein was modified relative to this genomic sequence to represent the inferred CDS: inserted 1 base in 1 codon) encodes MAVNAALAGLPAEIXCPICLDDLRDPVTIECGHNFCRSCIQQSWADLQDRFPCPVCRHPCQERCLRSNTQLGRMVDITKLLQITRSKKRQEERRLCEQHNQALTLFCEEDLELLCPLCTQPPDHQGHQVRPMEEAASHHRQRLNSYTELLKKQVADLQKSISIQSKKPLELREKVQKQEQKLASEFEHLFQFMEREQEAVLSRLAEEEKDIQRKLIANTTAFSDHLSNLRGLEKEVAEKKHVTPDVKMLMDIKGVLHRCDNLKPPAVYWFQLRREECSLPPQCSDLQKIIQRFREEVTLDPKRAHPNLLVSEDKKSVTFVRKKQRVHQNPKRFAVDPVVLGTEGFDCGRHYWEVQVDDKPEWAVGVCRDSLSKERKQPLLRQENRCWTIQLQDGDYVARGSVPVPLVLKEMPRGIGIYLDYELGQVSFYSLNDMSHIHSFRDTFSEVLKPYFYIGCDPKPLTVCALGD; translated from the exons ATGGCAGTTAATGCTGCTCTGGCAGGACTCCCGGCAGAAA AATGTCCCATCTGCCTGGATGACCTGCGAGACCCTGTCACCATCGAATGTGGGCACAACTTCTGTCGCTCCTGCATCCAGCAGTCCTGGGCTGATCTACAGGACAGGTTCCCTTGCCCTGTGTGCCGTCACCCATGCCAAGAGAGGTGCTTGAGGAGCAACACCCAGCTGGGAAGGATGGTTGACATCACCAAGCTCCTCCAGATCACCAGGAGCAagaagaggcaggaagagaggcgCTTGTGTGAGCAGCACAACCAGGCCCTGACCCTCTTCTGTGAGGAGGACCTAGAGCTGTTGTGTCCCCTGTGCACTCAGCCCCCTGACCACCAGGGCCACCAGGTGAGGCCCATGGAGGAGGCTGCCTCTCATCACAGGCAAAGGCTCAACAGTTACACTGAGCTCCTGAAGAAGCAGGTGGCAGACCTTCAGAAATCAATAAGCATCCAAAGCAAAAAACCCTTAGAGCTGAGAGAGAAGGTGCAAAAACAGGAACAGAAATTAGCCTCTGAATTTGAGCATCTGTTTCAATTTATGGAGCGCGAGCAAGAGGCAGTTCTCTCAAGGCTAGCTGAAGAAGAGAAGGACATTCAACGGAAACTCATTGCCAACACAACTgcattttcagaccatctttccAACCTCAGAGGTCTAGAAAAGGAGGTGGCAGAGAAGAAGCATGTGACACCAGATGTGAAAATGCTGATGGATATCAAGGGTGTCCTCCACCGTTGTGATAACCTGAAACCCCCAGCTGTCTATTGGTTCCAGTTAAGGAGAGAAGAATGCAGTCTTCCTCCGCAGTGTTCGGACCTGCAGAAAATTATACAGAGATTTAGAGAAGAAGTTACCCTGGATCCCAAGAGGGCACATCCTAATCTGCTTGTGTCTGAAGATAAAAAGTCTGTGACATTTGTGAGGAAAAAGCAAAGAGTTCATCAGAATCCAAAGCGATTTGCGGTCGACCCAGTTGTCCTGGGTACTGAAGGGTTTGACTGTGGCCGACATTACTGGGAGGTCCAGGTGGACGACAAGCCTGAGTGGGCCGTGGGGGTCTGTAGAGACTCCCTTTCCAAGGAGAGAAAGCAGCCCCTGCTAAGACAGGAGAACAGATGTTGGACGATTCAGCTGCAGGATGGTGACTATGTGGCACGCGGGTCTGTTCCTGTCCCCCTTGTGCTGAAGGAAATGCCCAGAGGGATTGGCATCTATCTGGACTATGAGTTGGGGCAGGTTTCCTTTTACAGTTTGAATGACATGTCTCACATCCATTCCTTCAGGGATACATTTTCTGAAGTGCTAAAGCCTTACTTCTATATCGGATGTGACCCCAAACCTCTTACTGTCTGTGCTTTAGGAGATTAG
- the LOC103290644 gene encoding tripartite motif-containing protein 75-like, whose translation MAIDAALARLPAEINCPICLDSLQDPVTIECGHNFCRSCIQQSWADLQDRFPCPVCRHPCQQRCLRSNTQLGKMVDMARILQSIRSKKKRQKERRLCEQHNQALTLFCEEDLELLCPLCTQPPDHQGHQVRPVEEAASHHRQRLSSYIEPLKKQIADLQKSISIQSKKPLELREKVETQRLELLSEFEHLRQFLERDREAVLSRLADEEKAVEKELGANIAEFSKYNSTFQGLLSQVAEYTVLTDVELLLQIKSFYKNSEVPFPATFSAQLRTEGCSFPLQYSALKKIIRTFRADIILDPETAHPNLIVSEDKKCVQYTKRMQDVPIFPKRFTVNTVVLGLPYFNSGRHFWEVEVGDKPKWEIGVCKDFLSTRLRTSPSACQGCWQIRREGNVYDAPGAGTIPLLSEVNPTGIGIFLDYEMGEISFYNMTDKSHIYTFTDTFNRPLRPYFYVGPDSKPLRISTGTD comes from the coding sequence ATGGCGATTGACGCTGCTCTGGCAAGACTCCCGGCAGAAATCAACTGTCCCATCTGTCTGGATAGCCTGCAAGACCCTGTCACCATCGAATGTGGGCACAACTTCTGTCGCTCCTGCATCCAGCAGTCCTGGGCTGATCTACAGGACAGGTTCCCTTGCCCTGTGTGCCGTCACCCATGCCAACAGAGGTGCTTGAGGAGCAACACCCAGCTGGGAAAGATGGTTGACATGGCCAGGATTCTCCAGTCCATCAGGAGCAagaagaagaggcagaaagagaggcGCTTGTGTGAGCAGCACAACCAGGCCCTGACCCTCTTCTGTGAGGAGGACCTAGAGCTGTTGTGTCCCCTGTGCACTCAGCCCCCTGACCACCAGGGCCACCAGGTGAGGCCCGTGGAGGAGGCTGCCTCTCATCACAGGCAAAGGCTCAGCAGTTACATTGAGCCCCTGAAGAAGCAGATTGCAGACCTTCAGAAATCAATAAGCATCCAAAGCAAAAAACCCTTAGAGCTGAGAGAGAAGGTGGAGACCCAAAGGCTGGAATTACTCTCTGAATTTGAGCACTTGAGGCAGTTTTTAGAACGGGATCGAGAAGCAGTTCTTTCAAGATTAGCTGATGAAGAAAAGGCTGTTGAAAAGGAACTCGGCGCTAATATAGCCGAATTTTCAAAGTACAATTCCACATTCCAAGGCCTGCTAAGTCAGGTAGCAGAGTACACGGTGCTGACAGATGTGGAATTGCTGTTACAAATCAAAAGTTTCTACAAGAACTCTGAGGTGCCCTTCCCAGCAACGTTTTCAGCGCAGTTACGGACGGAAGGCTGCAGTTTTCCTTTACAGTATTctgctttaaagaaaattataaggacATTTAGAGCTGATATCATTCTAGACCCTGAAACGGCACACCCTAACCTGATTGTCTCTGAGGATAAAAAATGTGTGCAATATACAAAGAGAATGCAAGACGTTCCTATTTTTCCAAAAAGATTTACAGTCAACACAGTTGTCCTGGGGCTTCCATACTTTAATTCTGGCAGGCATTTCTGGGAGGTAGAAGTGGGAGACAAACCCAAATGGGAGATAGGGGTTTGCAAAGATTTTCTGTCCACCAGGTTGAGGACGAGCCCGTCGGCCTGTCAGGGATGCTGGCAGATAAGGCGGGAGGGGAATGTCTATGATGCCCCGGGAGCTGGTACCATCCCTCTCTTGTCTGAAGTGAATCCCACAGGCATCGGCATTTTCCTGGACTATGAGATGGGGGAGATCTCATTTTATAACATGACTGACAAATCGCACATCTATACTTTCACTGACACTTTTAATCGACCTCTTAGGCCTTATTTCTATGTAGGTCCTGACTCAAAACCTCTTAGGATCTCTACAGGAACAGACTGA
- the TMEM192 gene encoding transmembrane protein 192 isoform X1 has product MAAGGRLEDGSLDPSQSVEDDPLLDTQHLSHYPLHAHFRPRFHPLPTVIIAHLLLLIHVVFVILAFLTGVLCSYPNPNEDKCPGNYTNPLKVQTVIILGKVTLWILHFLLERYIQYHHSKARNRGYHMIYRSTRHLKRLALMIHSTGNTALLLTLCIQHSFPEPSRLYLDLILAILALELICSLTCLLIYTVKVRKFNKAKPQPDILEEEKVHAYPSNITSETGFRTISSLEEIIEKQGDIIVYLKRHNALLSKRLLAFTSSDLGSHSNRM; this is encoded by the exons ATGGCTGCGGGGGGCAGGCTGGAAGAT GGTTCCTTGGATCCATCCCAAAGTGTTGAAGATGACCCCCTTTTGGACACCCAGCATCTTTCACATTATCCCTTACATGCTCATTTTAGACCCAGATTCCATCCTCTTCCTACGGTCATTATAGCACATCTTCTCCTGCTAATACAT GTTGTGTTtgttattttagcatttttaacAGGTGTGCTTTGTTCTTACCCTAATCCAAATGAGGACAAGTGCCCAGGAAACTACACCAACCCACTGAAAGTTCAAACAGTCATAATCCTTGGAAAAGTTACTTTGTGGATTCTGCATTTCCTTCTTGAGCGCTACATTCAGTATCACCACAGCAAAGCAAGAAACCGAGGCTATCACATGATCTACCGATCGACAAGGCATCTTAAAAGACTTGCATTAATGATACACTCCACTG GCAACACTGCTCTCCTCCTCACACTGTGCATACAGCATTCCTTCCCAGAGCCCAGCAGGTTGTATCTTGACCTCATTCTGGCCATCCTGGCTCTGGAACTGATCTGTTCCCTGACATGTCTGCTCATCTACACAG TGAAGGTTCGAAAATTTAATAAAGCCAAACCACAGCCTGATATacttgaagaagaaaaagtcCATGCTTACCCTAGCAATATTACTTCAGAGACTGGATTCAG GACTATTTCAAGTTTAGAAGAAATTATTGAAAAGCAAGGAGACATAATAGTATACCTGAAGAGACACAATGCACTGTTGAGTAAGCGGTTGTTGGCTTTCACTTCCTCGGACCTAGGCTCTCATTCAAATCGAATGTGA
- the TMEM192 gene encoding transmembrane protein 192 isoform X2 produces MAAGGRLEDGSLDPSQSVEDDPLLDTQHLSHYPLHAHFRPRFHPLPTVIIAHLLLLIHVVFVILAFLTGVLCSYPNPNEDKCPGNYTNPLKVQTVIILGKVTLWILHFLLERYIQYHHSKARNRGYHMIYRSTRHLKRLALMIHSTVKVRKFNKAKPQPDILEEEKVHAYPSNITSETGFRTISSLEEIIEKQGDIIVYLKRHNALLSKRLLAFTSSDLGSHSNRM; encoded by the exons ATGGCTGCGGGGGGCAGGCTGGAAGAT GGTTCCTTGGATCCATCCCAAAGTGTTGAAGATGACCCCCTTTTGGACACCCAGCATCTTTCACATTATCCCTTACATGCTCATTTTAGACCCAGATTCCATCCTCTTCCTACGGTCATTATAGCACATCTTCTCCTGCTAATACAT GTTGTGTTtgttattttagcatttttaacAGGTGTGCTTTGTTCTTACCCTAATCCAAATGAGGACAAGTGCCCAGGAAACTACACCAACCCACTGAAAGTTCAAACAGTCATAATCCTTGGAAAAGTTACTTTGTGGATTCTGCATTTCCTTCTTGAGCGCTACATTCAGTATCACCACAGCAAAGCAAGAAACCGAGGCTATCACATGATCTACCGATCGACAAGGCATCTTAAAAGACTTGCATTAATGATACACTCCACTG TGAAGGTTCGAAAATTTAATAAAGCCAAACCACAGCCTGATATacttgaagaagaaaaagtcCATGCTTACCCTAGCAATATTACTTCAGAGACTGGATTCAG GACTATTTCAAGTTTAGAAGAAATTATTGAAAAGCAAGGAGACATAATAGTATACCTGAAGAGACACAATGCACTGTTGAGTAAGCGGTTGTTGGCTTTCACTTCCTCGGACCTAGGCTCTCATTCAAATCGAATGTGA